A genomic window from Silene latifolia isolate original U9 population chromosome Y, ASM4854445v1, whole genome shotgun sequence includes:
- the LOC141628224 gene encoding uncharacterized protein LOC141628224 gives MPNGIFLVRFKTLEMKDRVLCSGHYLFDNKPMIVKPWEKDMEMSKENVKTVPAWIKIHKLPIKFWGKGLPKITNLVGKYVKCDVATEERTRLGYARVMVELQVDQPLPKNVLFKDENGDVVKVDIEYEWKPVTCMKCKGMAHEMENCRKGEPKKPNQQLIRKEWRPVQKVNAPAKAPEPAVQDTTHVEGRSAVGFHTPRKRFVKMHNDERPKEGYSNESFGAYSYKEVAASPPKKFSAEKGLFGLLETKIKNKAFQKAANSFSNWCITTNSGYHSGGRIWIIWKPTCFRVNVIEYNAQFVHMKVNSLVDRRSFWLTMVYAFNGQHEREPLWDSLRRISNLVNGPWAIAGDFNCVLNTSERVGVILQLVKWNRLEDVMQIVGW, from the exons ATGCCAAATGGGATATTCCTAGTTCGGTTCAAAACCTTGGAGATGAAAGATAGAGTTCTATGTTCAGGACATTACCTCTTTGATAATAAACCCATGATTGTCAAGCCATGGGAGAAGGACATGGAGATGAGTAAGGAAAATGTTAAAACTGTGCCAGCATGGATTAAAATTCACAAACtgcctatcaaattttggggcAAGGGTCTTCCTAAGATCACTAATCTGGTAGGCAAGTATGTGAAATGTGATGTGGCCACAGAGGAAAGAACGAGGTTAGGGTATGCTAGGGTTATGGTGGAGTTGCAGGTGGACCAACCATTGCCAAAGAATGTATTGTTTAAAGATGAGAATGGAGATGTGGTTAAGGTGGATATTGAGTATGAATGGAAACCTGTAACTTGTATGAAATGCAAGGGTATGGCCCATGAAATGGAGAATTGTAGGAAGGGGGAACCAAAGAAACCAAACCAGCAACTCATTAGGAAGGAATGGAGGCCAGTGCAGAAGGTGAATGCCCCTGCTAAGGCTCCTGAGCCAGCAGTTCAGGATACTACTCATGTGGAAGGGAGATCAGCTGTGGGGTTTCATACTCCTAGAAagaggtttgtgaagatgcataaTGATGAGAGACCAAAGGAGGGGTACAGTAATGAGAGTTTTGGAGCTTACTCTTATAAGGAGGTTGCTGCCTCCCCTCCTAAGAAGTTCAGTGCTGAAAAGG GTTTATTTGGGTTActtgaaacaaaaataaagaataaaGCTTTTCAAAAGGCTGCGAATAGTTTTTCTAATTGGTGTATCACTACTAATTCGGGATATCATTCTGGAGGACGCATTTGGATCATTTGGAAGCCAACTTGCTTTAGGGTGAACGTGATAGAATACAATGCTCAATTTGTTCATATGAAGGTTAATTCTTTGGTGGATAGGAGGAGTTTTTGGTTAACAATGGTGTATGCCTTCAATGGACAGCATGAGAGGGAGCCTCTGTGGGATAGCTTGAGGAGGATTTCAAACctggttaatggaccatgggcaATTGCAGGAGATTTCAACTGTGTTCTGAATACATCAGAGAGAGTAGGGGTAATACTCCAGCTGGTGAAATGGAACCGTTTAGAAGATGTAATGCAGATTGTGGGGTGGTAG